Proteins encoded by one window of uncultured Bacteroides sp.:
- a CDS encoding NAD-dependent epimerase/dehydratase family protein, giving the protein MIKVGITGQSGFVGTHLHNVMGLMKDEFERVPFEDAFFKDDKKLRVFVRNCDVIVHLAAMNRHIDDGVIYETNMQLVKQLISAMEAEEVAPHVLFSSSTQEELDKGYGKSKREGRILFEKWAERSKGGFSGLVVPNVYGPFGKPDYNSFIGTFCYKLTHGEEPEIIEDNSVRLIYIWKLCSYIVKKIRLVKGVLQGVIEKDFVPFDLERKVSDILSQLKSFKDMYFDQGIIPELNDINDVNLFNTYRSYIDYENHFPVKLQKYADNRGIFVETLRLGVGGQVSFSTTVPEAIRGNHFHTRKVERFTVIKGKARIQLRRIGTDKVIDFYLDGKEPGYVDIPVWYTHNITNIGEEDLYTQFWINEWFNPKDGDTYFETV; this is encoded by the coding sequence ATGATAAAGGTAGGAATAACTGGTCAGTCAGGATTTGTGGGTACTCATCTGCATAATGTGATGGGACTGATGAAGGATGAGTTTGAAAGGGTGCCTTTCGAAGATGCCTTTTTTAAGGATGATAAAAAGCTTCGTGTGTTTGTTAGGAACTGTGATGTGATTGTACATCTGGCTGCCATGAACAGACATATTGATGATGGGGTGATTTATGAAACGAACATGCAGCTGGTGAAGCAACTAATAAGTGCTATGGAGGCTGAAGAGGTAGCGCCTCATGTGTTATTCTCTTCTTCTACTCAGGAGGAACTTGACAAAGGATATGGTAAATCAAAACGAGAAGGTAGAATTCTGTTTGAAAAATGGGCGGAAAGAAGTAAAGGTGGTTTTTCGGGATTAGTAGTGCCTAATGTTTATGGCCCGTTTGGAAAACCTGATTACAACTCTTTTATAGGGACTTTTTGTTACAAGCTGACCCATGGAGAGGAACCGGAGATCATAGAAGATAATAGTGTGAGACTGATTTATATATGGAAATTGTGTAGCTACATTGTGAAAAAGATAAGACTGGTAAAGGGTGTTTTGCAAGGGGTGATTGAAAAGGATTTTGTTCCTTTTGATTTAGAGAGAAAGGTTTCTGATATTCTGTCTCAGCTGAAGAGTTTTAAAGATATGTATTTTGATCAGGGAATTATCCCTGAATTGAATGACATAAATGATGTGAACCTTTTTAATACATATCGCAGCTACATTGATTATGAAAACCATTTCCCTGTAAAGCTGCAGAAATATGCTGATAACAGGGGAATCTTTGTGGAAACACTGAGATTGGGAGTTGGTGGACAGGTATCATTCTCAACAACAGTACCTGAGGCTATCCGGGGAAATCATTTTCATACCAGAAAAGTGGAGAGGTTTACTGTTATTAAAGGCAAGGCCCGGATTCAACTCCGCAGGATTGGGACCGATAAGGTGATTGATTTTTATCTGGACGGAAAGGAGCCAGGTTATGTGGATATACCTGTTTGGTACACTCACAATATTACAAATATAGGTGAAGAGGATCTTTATACTCAATTCTGGATAAATGAGTGGTTTAACCCAAAAGACGGGGATACATATTTTGAAACTGTGTAG
- a CDS encoding polysaccharide biosynthesis protein codes for MSLFSDKVLLITGGTGSFGNAVLKRLLDSDVREIRIFSRDEKKQDDMRHRLQNQKVKFYIGDVRDKSSVDSVMKGVDYIFSAAALKQVPSCEFFPMQAVHTNVIGTDNVLESAVEHGVKNVVVLSTDKACYPINAMGISKAMMEKVAVAKARSLGEKSVTTICCTRYGNVMASRGSVIPLFVDQVKKGLDLTVTDPNMTRFMMTLDDAVNLVFFAFEHGRNGDLFIQKAPAATIGTLAKAIIELYGAKSEIRVIGTRHGEKLYESLVTREEMAKAENMDEYFRIPCDGRDLNYDKYFIEGKDIEKSVMDYHSHNTIRLSVESMKELLLKLDFIRKDLQLD; via the coding sequence ATGTCATTATTTAGTGATAAAGTTCTGTTAATTACAGGAGGAACAGGTTCTTTTGGGAATGCTGTTTTGAAGAGATTGCTTGATTCTGATGTCAGGGAAATCCGTATTTTCTCGCGTGATGAGAAGAAGCAGGATGACATGCGCCATAGGCTGCAAAACCAGAAAGTAAAATTTTATATTGGCGATGTAAGGGACAAGAGCTCAGTAGACAGTGTAATGAAGGGGGTAGATTATATATTTTCTGCCGCGGCATTGAAGCAGGTTCCATCGTGCGAGTTTTTTCCTATGCAGGCTGTGCACACTAATGTAATTGGTACGGACAATGTACTCGAATCGGCTGTGGAACATGGAGTGAAAAACGTTGTTGTGCTTTCTACCGATAAGGCTTGTTATCCGATTAATGCTATGGGAATATCCAAAGCAATGATGGAGAAGGTAGCTGTGGCAAAGGCACGTTCATTGGGCGAGAAGTCGGTAACAACCATTTGCTGCACTCGTTATGGCAATGTGATGGCAAGCAGAGGATCAGTAATCCCTCTGTTCGTTGATCAGGTGAAAAAAGGGCTGGATCTGACGGTGACAGATCCGAACATGACACGCTTTATGATGACACTGGATGATGCTGTGAATCTTGTGTTTTTTGCTTTCGAACATGGGAGAAATGGTGATTTATTTATTCAGAAGGCTCCCGCAGCAACGATAGGAACTCTGGCAAAGGCTATTATTGAACTTTATGGAGCGAAGTCAGAAATTAGGGTTATTGGTACACGACACGGAGAAAAGCTTTATGAATCACTTGTTACCAGGGAGGAGATGGCTAAGGCTGAGAATATGGATGAGTATTTCCGCATTCCGTGTGACGGACGTGATTTGAATTATGACAAATATTTTATTGAGGGGAAAGATATTGAGAAGAGTGTGATGGATTATCATTCTCATAATACAATCAGGCTGAGTGTGGAGAGTATGAAAGAACTTCTTCTTAAACTTGATTTTATTCGTAAGGATCTTCAACTTGATTAG
- a CDS encoding glycosyltransferase, which yields MPNLFQINVTANWGSTGRIASEIGQMAIRQGWKSYIAYGRNGSFCNSDLIRIGTDFDVNCHILQTRFFDRHGLGSEKATKRLIEQIKKIKPDIVHLHNIHGYYLNIEVLFSYLHSTDIPVVWTLHDCWPMTGHCTHFERAGCDKWIGLCFECPLTREYPASFYVDRSEKNYILKKKLFNSVANMTLVPVSEWLSGVVKGSYLSEYPVKVINNGIDTDVFSPGSGQQIRAELKIGDSFLILGMASVWGKRKGFDDFMILSQFLPKGCRLLMVGLNSEQIKQLPVNVTGLPRTEDVKRLAAIYSAADLFLNPTWEDTFPTTNLEALACGTPVLTYRTGGSADAVTPETGFVVEQGDIDGIIDAVNVVREKGKTFYSNVCRKRALTFFDKSDRYEEYLKLYNDLIKVNN from the coding sequence ATGCCGAATTTATTTCAGATAAATGTGACGGCCAATTGGGGCTCTACTGGAAGAATTGCCTCAGAAATTGGTCAGATGGCCATCCGGCAAGGATGGAAGAGTTATATTGCATATGGACGGAACGGTAGTTTCTGCAACTCTGACCTGATAAGGATTGGGACAGATTTTGATGTGAATTGCCATATTTTACAGACACGCTTTTTTGACAGGCATGGGCTGGGATCAGAAAAGGCCACAAAGAGACTTATTGAGCAAATAAAGAAGATAAAGCCAGATATTGTTCATCTGCATAATATTCATGGCTATTATCTTAATATTGAAGTGCTTTTCAGTTATTTACATTCAACGGATATTCCTGTTGTATGGACGTTGCATGATTGCTGGCCGATGACGGGGCACTGTACTCATTTTGAACGGGCAGGATGTGATAAGTGGATTGGATTGTGTTTTGAATGTCCGCTGACTAGAGAGTATCCGGCAAGTTTTTATGTGGACAGGTCTGAAAAAAACTATATTCTCAAAAAAAAGCTTTTTAATTCAGTAGCAAATATGACGCTGGTTCCTGTGTCTGAATGGCTGAGTGGAGTGGTAAAAGGTTCGTACTTGTCAGAATATCCTGTAAAGGTGATAAATAACGGAATTGATACTGATGTTTTTTCACCCGGATCAGGGCAGCAGATAAGAGCAGAACTGAAAATAGGCGATTCTTTTTTAATTCTTGGAATGGCAAGTGTGTGGGGAAAGAGAAAAGGTTTTGATGATTTTATGATATTGAGTCAGTTTCTGCCCAAGGGCTGCAGGCTGCTGATGGTGGGACTGAATAGTGAACAGATAAAGCAACTTCCCGTAAATGTGACAGGACTACCCAGAACTGAGGATGTTAAGCGGCTGGCAGCAATATACTCGGCTGCGGATTTATTTTTGAATCCTACCTGGGAAGATACATTTCCAACAACCAATCTGGAGGCACTGGCTTGCGGAACCCCTGTGCTGACCTACAGGACAGGGGGTAGTGCTGATGCTGTGACTCCGGAAACCGGATTTGTTGTTGAACAGGGTGATATTGACGGTATTATTGATGCTGTGAATGTTGTGAGGGAAAAAGGAAAAACTTTTTACAGTAATGTATGCAGAAAGAGAGCTTTAACTTTTTTTGATAAAAGCGACAGGTATGAGGAGTATCTGAAACTTTACAATGATTTGATAAAGGTAAATAACTAA